In one Clostridiisalibacter paucivorans DSM 22131 genomic region, the following are encoded:
- a CDS encoding Eco57I restriction-modification methylase domain-containing protein: MEEMIHTNRIIEILKKEKKKNKEFDINTLKGLIYYIGNILLCFKFNNKFSYCNKGLPNLDISLETKNELLNYIKKIPTKDISNILLGEIYQGIMTKKDKKVLGQIYTPSNIVKEIVNNSIDENKIVKDPYYKIIDPACGGGYFLLESLRRMKNIFNLYKKDILEKNHEIAEEYDKGIENFIIKNNLWGTDIDEFAVFMTKVSLILKLNSVQKINPNVFNVDILLERFYENMNIDSNNKYRCVFDLVIGNPPYIGHKKIDKQYRIQLKKNYSDIYSDKGDISYCFFKKGFDLLKKNGVLSFITSRYFLESPSARDLRIYIKEKFCIKNISDFNGIKVFKDVGISPVIIKLVKKEKKRNEIKIDIYRKSDKLLNKKKFMINYESLNDREWRLITSKESKIYDKIEKKGDTILSQICNFSQGIITGLDKAFVVYKENIENESLEEDVILPWIKNSDILSYGMKDTNKYLIYTNLIKNIDYYPNITKRLLKYKDRLSSRRECERNIRKWYEIQWGRNIEIFKSPKIVFPFKAEANRFTIDYNNVLSSADVYLAKVKEGIEDFSIEYILGYLNSKIFEFYFKVVGKKVGERLYEYYPNKLKTLKIKFTKDSYMVEEKVKDILKYNERIMNKDNIDKYNHLINKNKYYIDTFFYNLYNINDDEVKTIEKYIKY; the protein is encoded by the coding sequence ATGGAAGAAATGATTCATACAAATAGAATAATAGAAATTTTAAAAAAAGAAAAAAAGAAGAATAAAGAATTTGATATTAATACATTGAAGGGCTTAATATATTATATAGGAAATATACTTTTATGTTTTAAATTCAATAATAAATTTTCATATTGCAATAAAGGATTACCAAATCTAGATATTTCTTTGGAAACAAAGAATGAATTACTAAATTATATAAAAAAAATTCCCACTAAAGATATATCTAATATATTATTAGGTGAGATATATCAGGGAATTATGACTAAAAAAGATAAAAAAGTATTGGGGCAGATATATACCCCTTCTAATATAGTTAAAGAAATAGTAAACAATAGTATAGATGAAAATAAAATAGTTAAAGATCCTTATTATAAAATAATAGATCCTGCATGTGGGGGAGGATATTTTTTATTAGAGTCACTTAGAAGAATGAAAAATATATTTAACTTATATAAAAAAGATATATTAGAAAAGAATCATGAGATAGCTGAGGAATATGACAAAGGAATCGAAAATTTTATAATTAAAAATAATTTATGGGGAACAGATATAGATGAATTTGCAGTTTTTATGACTAAAGTGTCTTTAATATTAAAGTTAAATAGTGTTCAGAAAATTAATCCCAATGTCTTTAATGTAGATATTTTATTGGAAAGATTTTATGAGAATATGAATATTGATTCTAATAACAAATATAGATGTGTGTTTGATTTAGTCATAGGAAATCCTCCTTATATTGGGCATAAAAAGATAGATAAACAATATAGAATTCAATTGAAAAAAAACTACAGCGATATATATTCAGATAAAGGGGACATATCTTATTGTTTTTTTAAAAAAGGTTTTGATTTGTTGAAAAAAAATGGGGTATTATCTTTTATTACGTCTAGATATTTTTTAGAATCCCCTTCTGCAAGGGATTTAAGAATATACATAAAAGAAAAATTTTGTATAAAAAATATATCTGATTTTAATGGAATAAAAGTATTTAAAGATGTGGGTATAAGCCCAGTAATAATTAAGTTAGTAAAAAAAGAAAAAAAAAGAAATGAAATTAAAATAGATATATATAGAAAAAGTGATAAATTACTAAATAAAAAGAAATTCATGATAAATTATGAAAGTCTTAATGATAGAGAGTGGAGATTAATAACTAGTAAAGAGAGTAAAATTTATGATAAAATAGAAAAAAAAGGTGATACAATCCTTAGTCAAATATGTAATTTTAGTCAAGGCATAATTACAGGGCTTGATAAGGCATTTGTTGTGTATAAAGAAAATATAGAAAATGAAAGTCTAGAAGAAGATGTAATTTTGCCATGGATAAAAAATAGCGATATACTAAGTTATGGTATGAAAGATACTAATAAATATTTGATTTATACTAACCTTATAAAAAACATAGATTACTATCCCAATATAACTAAAAGACTTTTAAAATATAAAGATAGACTTTCTTCAAGGCGAGAATGTGAAAGAAATATAAGGAAGTGGTATGAAATACAATGGGGAAGAAATATAGAGATCTTCAAATCACCTAAGATAGTATTTCCCTTTAAAGCTGAAGCTAATAGGTTTACAATAGATTATAATAATGTATTATCTAGTGCAGATGTATATTTAGCTAAAGTAAAAGAAGGAATAGAAGATTTTTCTATTGAATATATCTTAGGGTATCTAAATTCTAAGATATTTGAATTCTATTTTAAAGTTGTTGGCAAAAAAGTTGGCGAAAGATTATATGAATATTATCCTAATAAATTGAAGACTTTGAAAATAAAATTTACAAAGGATAGCTATATGGTTGAAGAAAAAGTGAAAGATATATTAAAATATAATGAAAGAATTATGAATAAAGATAATATAGACAAGTATAATCATTTAATAAATAAAAACAAATACTATATAGATACTTTCTTTTACAATTTATACAATATAAATGATGATGAAGTTAAAACAATAGAAAAATATATTAAGTATTAG